In Clostridium sporogenes, one genomic interval encodes:
- a CDS encoding AraC family transcriptional regulator, whose amino-acid sequence MSEIFKFCDPMLILADYKNPEQHKHLASHIIISLGGEMKWQIESKNIKCRGICIDSNVMHTGTIAKEGSIVFLFTEISIYAASIKQKYLNGNPYEVLNDDAVDKMIEEYINHRNHKETLDAILLRQCGIDNSDNQRYEERVEEILYYISELKTIEHSIVDDLSNHIYVSKSRLSHLFREQTGMTLHSYLAFEKLRKTYKYFYEGMNITEACILAGFDSSSHCASTCKRMFGISLRDVYKTIKE is encoded by the coding sequence ATGTCAGAGATTTTTAAATTTTGTGATCCTATGCTAATATTAGCTGATTATAAAAATCCAGAACAGCATAAACATCTTGCTTCACACATTATTATTTCTTTAGGTGGAGAAATGAAATGGCAGATTGAAAGTAAAAATATAAAGTGTCGTGGAATTTGTATTGATTCAAATGTAATGCATACAGGAACAATAGCTAAAGAAGGCTCAATTGTATTTTTATTTACTGAAATAAGCATATATGCTGCATCAATAAAGCAAAAATATCTTAATGGAAACCCCTATGAGGTTTTAAATGATGATGCTGTTGATAAAATGATAGAGGAATATATAAATCATCGGAATCATAAGGAAACCCTTGATGCAATATTACTACGGCAGTGTGGAATTGATAATTCAGATAATCAGAGATATGAAGAAAGAGTAGAAGAAATTTTATATTACATTAGTGAATTAAAGACAATTGAACATTCAATTGTTGATGATTTAAGCAATCATATATATGTATCGAAGAGCCGGTTGTCACATTTATTTAGGGAACAGACAGGGATGACATTACACAGTTATCTTGCCTTTGAAAAGCTTCGTAAAACTTATAAATATTTCTATGAAGGTATGAATATTACTGAAGCATGTATATTAGCAGGGTTTGATAGTTCATCTCATTGTGCATCCACTTGTAAACGAATGTTTGGCATATCTTTAAGAGATGTATATAAAACAATAAAAGAATAG
- a CDS encoding RNA polymerase sigma factor: MEDSKLILEIKNGKIHLFDELIKKYYGKVYYYCYRHLNNKQAAQDLTQEVFMKVIKTIGGYKHYGKFENYLYVVAGNACKDFYKKESRYVLKEIEQGSSEEEISKLENKVMVEQMLSKLSDKQREIIILRFYEDLKIKDIAKIMNSGVSITKYRLKKAMKLISENMKGGQA, translated from the coding sequence GTGGAAGACTCTAAATTGATACTAGAAATTAAAAACGGAAAGATTCATTTGTTTGATGAATTAATAAAAAAATATTATGGGAAAGTATACTACTATTGTTACCGACATTTAAACAATAAGCAGGCTGCCCAAGATCTAACTCAAGAAGTATTCATGAAAGTAATAAAAACTATTGGAGGGTATAAGCATTATGGAAAATTTGAAAACTATCTTTACGTAGTTGCAGGAAATGCATGTAAAGATTTTTATAAGAAAGAATCTAGGTATGTTTTAAAAGAAATAGAACAGGGTTCTTCTGAAGAAGAAATTTCTAAATTAGAAAATAAAGTAATGGTTGAACAGATGCTAAGCAAACTTTCGGATAAGCAACGTGAAATAATAATTTTAAGATTCTATGAAGATTTAAAAATAAAAGATATTGCTAAGATTATGAATTCAGGTGTTTCTATAACTAAATATAGGTTGAAAAAGGCAATGAAATTAATTAGTGAAAATATGAAAGGAGGACAAGCATGA
- a CDS encoding ABC transporter permease subunit has translation MFSLIKFEFKKLAKKKSNIITILVSIILTIILFSMSITRFEYFNLKGHYTGLKAIELKKQDAKKLPIEVKEDQVEKDIKNYQSLFLNPANTIKTETGQLSLKNHVFLKYVQPKYDYLSMIAVNYCKPGGESEVYDLSNLLRLKFQNGAKFYETRNNKISTFLNMDHKGGNYSDKEKKFWINKISKVKTPYTYGYYVGWESLLRIFGTLVFTLLAIIITVAPMFAGEYQCGADSIILSSKYGKTKIIKAKIIAAFAFATIIFVLNLIFALAIPLLSFGTDGWNLPIQIQDTMPPYKVTFLGATVMCIGIAYVVILGSVSFTLLLSAKLKTPFTVLIVQIIILFASLFMKEGADNSFYNHILYLLPSKAIDYEFSKYLSYSFGGVIVSLLLMRVIVYGAMGVISLPLVSNAFRKHQVQ, from the coding sequence ATGTTTAGTTTAATAAAATTTGAGTTTAAAAAGTTAGCAAAAAAGAAATCAAATATTATAACCATTTTAGTTAGTATAATACTTACTATTATACTTTTTTCAATGTCTATTACAAGATTTGAATACTTTAATTTAAAAGGACATTATACAGGTCTGAAAGCAATAGAGCTTAAAAAACAAGATGCTAAAAAACTTCCAATAGAGGTAAAAGAAGATCAAGTGGAAAAAGATATTAAAAATTATCAAAGTCTATTTTTAAATCCTGCAAATACTATAAAAACCGAAACAGGACAACTTTCACTTAAAAACCATGTTTTCCTTAAATATGTACAGCCTAAATATGATTATCTATCAATGATAGCTGTGAATTACTGTAAGCCAGGTGGTGAAAGTGAAGTTTATGATCTTTCCAATTTACTTAGACTTAAATTCCAAAATGGAGCAAAGTTTTATGAAACTAGAAATAATAAAATTTCAACATTTCTAAATATGGATCATAAAGGTGGAAATTATTCTGATAAAGAAAAAAAGTTTTGGATTAATAAAATTTCTAAAGTTAAAACACCCTACACCTATGGTTACTATGTAGGCTGGGAATCGCTACTTAGAATATTCGGAACATTAGTTTTTACACTTTTGGCTATAATTATAACTGTTGCACCAATGTTTGCAGGGGAATATCAATGTGGTGCTGATTCTATTATTTTATCATCTAAATATGGAAAAACAAAAATAATTAAAGCTAAAATAATAGCAGCATTTGCATTTGCAACTATTATATTTGTATTAAATCTGATTTTTGCACTGGCTATACCTCTTTTGAGTTTTGGAACTGATGGGTGGAATTTACCTATTCAAATTCAAGATACAATGCCACCTTATAAAGTTACATTTTTGGGAGCTACTGTTATGTGTATAGGTATTGCTTATGTAGTTATACTTGGCAGTGTATCTTTTACACTTTTATTATCAGCTAAACTTAAAACACCTTTTACTGTTTTAATAGTTCAGATAATAATTTTATTCGCTTCATTATTTATGAAGGAGGGAGCTGATAATAGTTTTTATAATCATATTCTATATTTGTTGCCATCTAAAGCTATAGATTATGAATTTTCAAAGTATCTATCCTATTCATTTGGAGGGGTAATTGTTAGCTTACTTTTAATGCGTGTTATAGTCTATGGAGCTATGGGAGTTATTTCTTTACCCCTTGTAAGCAATGCTTTTAGAAAACATCAAGTACAATAG
- the asnS gene encoding asparagine--tRNA ligase: MDITLVKSLYRETEKYMDKEVKINGWVRTVRDSKNFAFVEVNDGSFFKNVQVILESSLENFKELCKMPISTSVEVEGIVQPTPNAKQPFEIKATRISIEGKSSTDYPLQKKRHTFEYLRTIAHLRPRSNAFSAVFRVRSLAAYAVHKFFQEKGFVYTNTPIITGSDCEGAGEMFQLTTMDLNNIPKTEEGKIDFSKDFFGSPANLTVSGQLSAETFALAFRNVYTFGPTFRAENSNTARHASEFWMIEPEMAFAELTDYLDNAEDMVKFVINYVMENAPEEMAFFNSFVDKGLFDRLDNVVNSDFKRITYTEAVELLQKSGAKFDYPVEWGIDLQTEHERYLTEQIFKKPVFVTDYPKDIKAFYMRLNDDGKTVAAADLLVPGVGEIIGGSQREERLDVLEKRMEELSLNKEDYWWYLELRKYGETKHSGYGLGFERILMYITGMTNIRDVIPFPRTPGSAEF; the protein is encoded by the coding sequence ATGGATATAACTTTAGTAAAATCACTTTACAGAGAAACTGAAAAATACATGGACAAAGAAGTTAAAATTAATGGATGGGTAAGAACTGTAAGAGATTCTAAAAACTTTGCCTTTGTAGAAGTAAATGACGGAAGTTTCTTTAAAAATGTTCAAGTAATACTTGAATCTTCTTTAGAAAACTTTAAAGAGCTATGCAAAATGCCAATAAGTACATCAGTAGAAGTAGAGGGAATAGTTCAACCTACACCAAATGCAAAGCAACCTTTTGAAATAAAGGCTACAAGAATTTCAATAGAAGGTAAATCAAGCACAGATTATCCTCTACAAAAGAAAAGACATACTTTTGAATATTTAAGAACTATAGCTCATTTAAGACCAAGAAGTAATGCTTTTTCAGCAGTATTTAGAGTACGTTCTTTAGCAGCTTATGCAGTGCATAAATTTTTCCAAGAAAAAGGATTTGTTTATACAAATACTCCAATAATAACAGGTAGTGACTGCGAAGGGGCAGGAGAAATGTTCCAATTAACTACTATGGATTTAAACAATATACCAAAAACTGAAGAAGGAAAAATAGATTTTTCAAAGGATTTCTTTGGATCACCTGCAAACCTTACGGTAAGTGGTCAGCTTTCAGCAGAAACTTTTGCTTTAGCTTTTAGAAATGTATATACTTTCGGACCAACTTTTAGAGCAGAAAACTCAAATACTGCAAGACACGCATCAGAATTTTGGATGATAGAACCTGAAATGGCTTTTGCAGAACTTACAGATTATTTAGATAATGCAGAAGATATGGTTAAGTTTGTAATAAACTATGTAATGGAAAATGCTCCAGAAGAAATGGCATTTTTCAATAGCTTCGTAGATAAAGGTTTATTTGATAGATTAGACAACGTTGTAAACTCTGACTTCAAGAGAATAACTTATACAGAAGCAGTAGAATTACTTCAAAAATCAGGAGCAAAATTTGATTATCCAGTAGAATGGGGAATAGACCTTCAAACTGAACATGAAAGATATTTAACAGAACAAATATTTAAAAAACCAGTATTCGTAACAGATTATCCAAAGGATATAAAAGCTTTCTACATGAGATTAAATGATGATGGAAAAACTGTTGCAGCAGCGGACTTACTTGTACCAGGAGTAGGAGAAATAATAGGTGGAAGTCAAAGGGAAGAAAGACTAGATGTATTAGAAAAAAGAATGGAAGAATTAAGCCTAAATAAAGAAGACTACTGGTGGTATTTAGAATTAAGAAAATATGGAGAAACTAAACACTCAGGATATGGTTTAGGTTTCGAGAGAATATTAATGTACATTACAGGAATGACTAATATAAGAGACGTAATACCATTCCCAAGAACTCCAGGTTCAGCTGAGTTTTAA
- a CDS encoding LTA synthase family protein, with the protein MEKALKLKNIVKKIIIRNLDIILFLILVSLKVMFYGKEISPEFFNYKYILLPVIASVGILLGIGYFLPKHKRTKFLYVLNIIISSIILADLLYYRYYKDIISIGAIRNAFLLGGVASSITSLFKIMDCVYFLDILLIIPFLKVYRNMPYKENKKIIRIGMGSLILAGAILLNGINIYKLSVDQPGLLNTMSNRIYITKVLGNVNFHVIDAYQFTKNKINNSKKLPEDKERELVNTFEGKSEIQGNKLKGVGEGKNLIVIQVEALQQFAINAKVEGQEVTPNLNKWINKSMYFDNYFYQVAAGNTSDAEFLSNNSLYPAASGAAYYMYSGNQFKSLPSTLQDKGYYTAAMHGYKDGFWNRNVMYKAQKFQDFHGESTYNIDEEVGLGLSDKSFFNQSLEKMKTFKQPFYSFLISLSSHFPYDDVKGYGEFNVGKYEGSFLGNYLKGIHYTDAQLGMFLESLEKEGYLDNSIVVIYGDHNAISKNYIQELYDFVGEKSPNDLKWYELQKVPMMIHFPQDQNKGVNHTYGGQIDLYPTLANLYNLPRKYMLGNDLLNVKEPKVTFRNGSFTDGKVFYVSWTGEYYDIKTGEKITETEELKAKKQESAKDLQSSDELLNHNLIKKLESESKGEGESEQSK; encoded by the coding sequence ATGGAGAAGGCTTTAAAGTTGAAAAATATAGTTAAGAAAATAATTATTAGAAATTTAGATATAATATTATTTTTGATATTAGTAAGTTTAAAAGTAATGTTTTATGGGAAAGAAATATCCCCAGAATTTTTTAACTATAAGTATATATTATTACCAGTTATAGCATCTGTAGGGATATTATTAGGTATAGGGTATTTTTTACCGAAACATAAAAGAACTAAATTTTTATATGTGTTAAATATAATAATTAGTTCAATAATTTTAGCAGATTTACTATATTACAGATATTATAAAGATATTATATCTATAGGGGCCATAAGAAATGCCTTTTTATTAGGGGGAGTTGCCTCCAGTATTACAAGTTTGTTTAAAATTATGGATTGTGTGTATTTCTTAGATATACTATTGATTATACCTTTCCTAAAAGTGTATAGAAATATGCCTTATAAGGAAAATAAAAAAATTATAAGAATAGGTATGGGATCTTTAATATTAGCAGGGGCTATTTTATTAAATGGTATAAATATATATAAATTATCAGTAGATCAACCGGGACTGCTTAATACTATGAGTAATAGGATATATATAACTAAGGTTTTAGGAAATGTAAATTTTCATGTTATAGATGCTTATCAGTTTACAAAAAATAAGATAAACAATAGTAAAAAACTTCCAGAGGATAAAGAGAGGGAACTAGTAAACACTTTTGAGGGAAAATCAGAAATACAGGGAAATAAATTAAAAGGTGTAGGAGAAGGTAAAAACTTAATAGTTATACAAGTAGAAGCACTTCAGCAATTTGCTATAAATGCAAAGGTAGAAGGGCAGGAAGTAACACCTAATTTAAATAAATGGATAAATAAAAGTATGTATTTTGATAATTATTTTTATCAAGTAGCAGCAGGGAATACATCTGATGCAGAATTTTTGTCTAATAATTCATTGTATCCAGCAGCTTCAGGAGCAGCTTATTATATGTATAGTGGTAATCAATTTAAATCACTACCAAGCACACTTCAAGATAAGGGATACTATACAGCAGCTATGCATGGTTATAAGGATGGATTTTGGAATAGAAATGTAATGTATAAAGCCCAAAAATTTCAGGATTTTCATGGAGAAAGTACTTATAATATAGATGAAGAAGTAGGATTAGGACTTAGTGATAAATCTTTCTTTAATCAATCTTTGGAAAAAATGAAGACTTTTAAACAACCTTTTTATAGTTTTTTAATAAGTTTAAGCAGTCATTTCCCTTATGATGATGTAAAAGGATACGGGGAATTTAATGTAGGAAAATATGAAGGTTCATTTTTAGGAAATTATTTAAAGGGTATACATTATACAGATGCCCAACTAGGGATGTTTTTAGAGAGCCTTGAAAAAGAGGGATATTTAGATAATTCAATTGTAGTTATCTATGGAGATCATAATGCTATATCTAAAAATTATATACAAGAGTTGTATGACTTTGTAGGAGAAAAATCACCAAATGATTTAAAATGGTATGAACTTCAAAAGGTACCTATGATGATACATTTCCCACAGGATCAAAATAAAGGAGTAAATCATACTTATGGTGGTCAAATAGATTTATACCCTACATTGGCTAATTTATATAATTTGCCTAGGAAATATATGTTAGGTAACGATTTATTAAATGTAAAAGAACCTAAAGTCACTTTTAGAAATGGGTCCTTTACTGATGGGAAAGTTTTTTATGTATCCTGGACAGGAGAATATTATGATATAAAAACTGGAGAAAAGATTACTGAAACAGAAGAATTAAAGGCTAAAAAGCAGGAAAGTGCAAAGGATTTACAAAGTTCAGATGAACTATTAAATCATAATTTAATAAAGAAATTAGAAAGTGAATCAAAAGGGGAAGGGGAAAGTGAGCAAAGTAAATAG
- a CDS encoding NupC/NupG family nucleoside CNT transporter yields the protein MERFISFIGIFVFLGICYLISENKKKVRFKLVFAGIIIQFIFAFLILKTSIGRITFEKLSDFITAILGFTKNGSEFLFGGLVNNVDSFGYIFAFQVLPTIIFFSSLMAVLYYLGIMQFLIKHIANFMAKTLGTSGAESLSAAANIFVGQTEAPLIVKPYIEKMTRSELHSVMVGGMATVAGSVMAGYIGMGISSAHLLSASIMSAPAAFVAAKIIVPETGEPVTKGNVNCEVEKLDKNVIDAAARGASEGLHMALNVGAMLIAFVAIIAMLNAGLEGIGHLVGITGLNFENILGYICAPFAYIMGIPSQDMLTAGSLIGQKTVINEFVAYSNLSTLIKQGTLNPRTVTILTYALCGFANFSSIAVQLGGIGELAPKRRSEIAQLGIKALVGGTVASFLTACIAGILI from the coding sequence ATGGAAAGATTTATAAGTTTCATAGGTATTTTTGTTTTCTTAGGTATCTGTTATTTAATATCAGAAAACAAGAAAAAGGTTAGGTTTAAACTAGTCTTTGCAGGAATTATTATTCAATTTATTTTCGCTTTTTTAATTTTAAAGACATCTATTGGTAGAATAACTTTTGAAAAACTTTCTGATTTTATTACAGCTATTTTAGGATTTACTAAAAATGGTTCAGAGTTTTTATTTGGCGGATTAGTTAACAATGTGGATAGTTTTGGGTATATATTTGCTTTTCAAGTATTACCAACTATTATATTTTTCTCATCTTTAATGGCAGTTCTATATTATTTAGGTATTATGCAATTTTTAATAAAACATATAGCTAATTTTATGGCTAAAACTTTAGGAACTTCCGGTGCTGAATCTCTGTCTGCTGCTGCAAACATATTTGTTGGACAAACTGAAGCTCCTTTAATAGTAAAACCTTACATAGAAAAAATGACAAGATCTGAACTTCATTCTGTTATGGTTGGTGGAATGGCTACAGTAGCCGGTAGTGTAATGGCTGGATACATAGGCATGGGAATAAGTTCAGCTCACTTATTATCAGCCTCTATAATGTCTGCACCAGCAGCCTTTGTGGCAGCAAAAATAATAGTGCCTGAAACAGGAGAACCTGTAACTAAGGGTAACGTTAATTGTGAAGTAGAAAAATTAGATAAGAACGTAATTGATGCAGCGGCTAGAGGTGCCTCTGAAGGTCTTCATATGGCTCTTAATGTTGGAGCTATGTTAATAGCTTTTGTTGCTATAATCGCTATGTTAAATGCAGGTTTAGAAGGTATTGGACACTTAGTTGGAATTACTGGCTTAAACTTTGAAAATATATTAGGTTATATTTGTGCTCCTTTTGCTTACATAATGGGTATCCCCTCTCAGGATATGTTAACAGCTGGCTCTCTTATTGGACAAAAGACTGTTATAAACGAGTTCGTAGCATATTCAAATTTATCCACACTTATAAAGCAAGGAACGCTAAATCCAAGAACAGTAACTATACTAACTTATGCCCTATGTGGATTTGCTAATTTCAGTTCCATAGCAGTACAACTGGGTGGTATAGGAGAACTTGCTCCAAAAAGAAGAAGTGAAATTGCCCAGCTTGGAATAAAAGCCTTAGTAGGTGGTACAGTAGCCAGCTTCTTAACAGCTTGTATTGCTGGAATATTAATATAG
- a CDS encoding ABC transporter ATP-binding protein — MNLSIERLTKKYGSKIAVNELSLDLQEGVYGLLGANGAGKTTLMRMICGVLTPTSGEVTLNGKNTISMGEEYRDLIGYLPQNFGYYPDFTAKEFMLYIASLKGLMPSFAKNKTKELLSIVGLDSVSNKKIRTFSGGMKQRLGIAQAVLNDPKILVLDEPTAGLDPKERVRFRNLISDLSKNKIIILSTHIVSDVEYIADEILIMKNGNIISQNSVDGLIKEIENSVWKCTISESEEDYFCNKYCIVNLQHNRNGSLDLRIVSNKKPIDNAVNVPSSLEDLYLYHFQDNLKN; from the coding sequence ATGAATTTATCCATAGAAAGATTGACAAAGAAATACGGAAGTAAAATTGCAGTAAATGAACTTTCTTTAGATTTACAAGAAGGAGTATATGGTCTTTTAGGGGCTAATGGCGCTGGAAAAACCACTTTGATGCGAATGATTTGTGGGGTGCTAACACCTACTTCAGGTGAAGTTACGTTAAATGGTAAAAACACTATATCTATGGGGGAAGAGTATAGAGATTTGATAGGATATCTTCCTCAAAACTTTGGATATTATCCAGATTTTACAGCAAAAGAGTTTATGTTATATATTGCATCTTTAAAGGGTTTAATGCCAAGTTTTGCAAAGAATAAAACTAAAGAGTTATTAAGCATAGTAGGGCTAGATTCTGTTTCAAATAAAAAAATTAGAACTTTTTCAGGAGGAATGAAACAAAGATTGGGAATTGCTCAGGCAGTATTAAATGATCCTAAAATTTTAGTTTTGGATGAACCTACAGCAGGTCTTGATCCAAAAGAACGAGTGAGATTTCGTAACTTAATATCAGATCTTTCCAAAAACAAAATAATAATATTGTCCACCCACATTGTATCTGATGTAGAGTATATAGCTGATGAAATACTTATAATGAAAAATGGAAATATTATTTCTCAAAATTCTGTTGATGGATTAATAAAAGAAATTGAAAATAGTGTATGGAAATGTACAATATCAGAATCAGAAGAAGATTATTTTTGTAATAAATATTGTATAGTAAATCTACAACATAATAGAAATGGTTCTTTAGATTTAAGAATAGTTAGCAATAAAAAGCCAATAGATAATGCAGTTAATGTACCTTCCTCTTTGGAAGATTTATATTTATATCATTTTCAAGATAACTTAAAAAATTAG
- a CDS encoding DUF2812 domain-containing protein, which translates to MKSKYVMISGLAFSEENDMKKLRNYASEGWILDSIVGGFFYKLKKDKPQDIVYSLDYQKEADKEYFNIFNEAGWNQVVSIGNQMHIFSAKAGTKPIYSDCTSEIDKYISAKNGTGKISFYSLIIAIVMICLLFISIKAIRGIFLIIFGLLMIDIVVFIFNFMPYLAYKSRINQMKSNGRYEENKALWKMLDVFADIIFLALGISYLIRDKSFDKFLGISFIALGISNIISGLNKYKKHKKTL; encoded by the coding sequence ATGAAAAGTAAATATGTAATGATTAGTGGACTCGCGTTTAGTGAAGAAAATGATATGAAAAAGCTAAGAAATTATGCAAGTGAAGGGTGGATACTAGACAGTATAGTAGGAGGTTTTTTCTACAAATTAAAAAAAGATAAACCTCAAGACATAGTATATAGCTTGGATTATCAAAAAGAGGCAGATAAAGAATATTTCAATATATTTAACGAAGCAGGATGGAACCAGGTTGTTTCTATAGGAAATCAAATGCATATTTTTTCAGCTAAAGCTGGTACTAAGCCTATTTATAGCGATTGCACGTCAGAAATAGATAAATATATAAGTGCAAAAAATGGAACAGGAAAAATATCATTTTATTCTTTAATAATAGCTATAGTAATGATCTGTTTGTTGTTTATATCTATAAAGGCTATAAGAGGCATCTTTTTAATTATATTCGGATTATTAATGATTGATATTGTTGTATTTATTTTTAACTTCATGCCATATTTAGCATACAAATCTAGAATTAATCAAATGAAAAGTAATGGAAGATATGAGGAGAATAAAGCATTATGGAAAATGTTAGATGTATTTGCGGACATTATATTTTTAGCTTTAGGAATATCATACTTAATTAGGGATAAATCTTTTGATAAATTTTTGGGGATATCTTTTATAGCTTTAGGTATTTCAAATATTATTTCAGGTCTAAATAAATATAAGAAACATAAAAAGACTCTATAA
- a CDS encoding PadR family transcriptional regulator, translating to MPRKDSIDIGELTDTAFYILSSVIEEKHGYLIMKDIEKFTNGEVNIGPASLYTTLKKLLKAGLVELNPNVNENKKVYKITNKGREMLIKEINRKKQMIEFAENFLK from the coding sequence ATGCCTAGAAAAGATTCTATTGATATTGGAGAACTAACAGATACAGCCTTTTATATTTTATCTAGCGTTATTGAAGAAAAACATGGATATTTAATCATGAAAGACATCGAGAAATTTACTAATGGTGAAGTGAATATTGGACCAGCATCACTGTACACAACATTAAAAAAACTTTTGAAAGCAGGACTAGTGGAATTAAATCCTAATGTAAATGAAAATAAAAAAGTATATAAGATAACAAATAAAGGACGAGAAATGCTTATAAAAGAAATTAATCGTAAAAAGCAAATGATTGAATTTGCTGAGAATTTTTTAAAGTAG
- a CDS encoding sigma-54 interaction domain-containing protein gives MVNYDNDICLENLFSDENGEKFLSISVLQTAFNVAYEGLILIDKNYNILKINTMGLNILNSTEDKLKKYSIKDILRNFNFIEDCLEKGIYKFSIDSSFFINNSSIRCITNIMPVKFQNSIIGAIISIRDTRHIHKLVNNVVGYKASYTFDDIITKNQKMKSIIELAKKASESDCSILIDGNSGTGKELFAQAIHNHSNRCHGPFVAVNCAAIPRELVESELFGYEKGAFTGASKGGYPGKFELADGGTIFLDEIGELPLDIQSKLLRVLDNLKIMRVGGTHEKKIDIRVLAATNRTLSEEVSNKNFRGDLYYRLNVINVHLIPLKDRAEDVEALTNCFVDKLNIKNPGNFKKIAPEFMDKLKAYHWPGNVRELRNIVERSYYICEDNIITDKFLNNKLMKNEHHNCCIGKEEPIVPLDILEHKAIEKALIHCKGNIVQASELLCISRATIYRKINKYSIDLNEILEDKQD, from the coding sequence TTGGTAAATTACGATAATGATATATGTTTAGAGAATCTATTTTCTGATGAAAATGGTGAAAAATTTTTATCCATTTCTGTTCTTCAAACAGCTTTTAATGTAGCTTATGAGGGACTTATTCTTATTGATAAAAATTATAACATATTAAAAATAAACACTATGGGTTTAAACATATTAAATTCTACAGAAGATAAATTAAAAAAATATTCCATAAAAGATATCCTAAGAAATTTTAACTTTATAGAAGATTGTTTAGAAAAAGGGATTTACAAATTTAGCATAGACTCCTCTTTTTTTATAAATAATAGCTCTATAAGATGTATTACAAATATAATGCCTGTAAAGTTTCAGAATTCTATTATAGGAGCTATTATATCTATAAGAGATACAAGACATATCCATAAATTAGTTAACAATGTAGTTGGCTATAAAGCTTCCTATACCTTTGATGATATAATAACTAAAAATCAAAAAATGAAAAGTATAATAGAATTAGCCAAAAAAGCTTCTGAATCTGATTGCAGTATCTTAATTGATGGTAATAGTGGTACTGGTAAAGAGCTGTTTGCTCAGGCTATTCATAACCATAGCAATAGATGCCATGGTCCCTTTGTTGCAGTAAATTGCGCTGCTATTCCTAGAGAATTAGTGGAAAGTGAATTATTTGGATATGAAAAAGGTGCTTTCACAGGAGCTTCTAAAGGTGGCTATCCTGGTAAATTTGAGTTGGCTGATGGTGGAACTATATTTTTAGATGAGATTGGAGAATTACCATTAGATATTCAATCTAAACTATTAAGAGTTCTAGACAACTTAAAAATAATGCGAGTAGGTGGTACTCACGAAAAGAAAATAGATATTCGAGTACTGGCAGCTACTAACAGAACTTTATCAGAAGAAGTTTCTAATAAAAATTTTAGAGGAGATCTTTATTATAGGTTAAACGTTATAAATGTTCATCTTATTCCTTTAAAAGATAGGGCCGAGGATGTTGAAGCCTTAACTAATTGTTTTGTAGATAAACTAAATATTAAAAACCCAGGCAACTTTAAAAAAATAGCTCCTGAATTTATGGATAAACTTAAGGCTTACCATTGGCCTGGAAATGTACGTGAACTTAGAAATATAGTAGAAAGAAGCTACTATATTTGCGAAGATAATATTATTACAGACAAATTTTTAAATAACAAATTAATGAAAAATGAGCATCATAACTGTTGCATTGGAAAAGAAGAACCTATAGTTCCATTAGATATTTTAGAACATAAAGCCATCGAAAAAGCTCTAATTCATTGTAAAGGCAATATAGTACAGGCTTCTGAATTATTATGTATAAGTAGAGCAACTATATATAGAAAAATAAATAAATACAGTATAGATTTAAATGAAATATTAGAAGATAAACAGGATTAA